The Saccharomycodes ludwigii strain NBRC 1722 chromosome II, whole genome shotgun sequence genome window below encodes:
- the SAK1 gene encoding serine/threonine protein kinase SAK1 (similar to Saccharomyces cerevisiae YGL179C | TOS3 | Target Of Sbf (paralog of YER129W | SAK1)), with protein sequence MNNNNNNNNDNDNNSSSNNNHKKKKSNELKVLDIPPDIQQKLSQLSLNNDTPIPKQQTNVVKSQSKKKGNDSFFPTKNKNDKDNNTKDYLKTTTSKSFVSSSSMDSLHLLLEKQRQQQLNNPLHQQHLFYPVKETNKVLLEYDTVRKITVLNHYEIIKELGSGQHGKVKLGKDLITKELVAVKILDRVSPRSKNKLFLSSKNKNNFKKKDVNSDLDSNTKREIIIMKKLHHKHIVKLFEVLDDSEARKIYLILEYCSKGEIRWCPGDQLEINAKGPPLLSCDRARQIFRDLVLGLEYLHSMGVIHRDIKPANLLLSSDNVVKISDFGVSLATTSSNQEELCKTAGTPCFYSPEICLGIEGAVDKFEGDPKTVISFPLDIWALGVTLYCLLFGRLPFVCQHELGLFDKIINEQLSFPSASTMKECDELEYFQAQDLLIKLLTKNPYKRVCFKEIKQHPFTLKGLSVQERENFQNDNNACDPIIISDNHSLKKFNDFSLPVSELEINEQNLTIANGSHNTNHDNVGSKVALPVNSSFASLDSFYIDNYATRTNPSFINLGYSTTRRPPISKNSSMSNPYGANDIKKRRSENKKKKKKDRDIINICNSNKGSSSSSSNYNKASILDASDSQSFQFKCFQNRNTNSNEGSNNTPRTTILNNVPSISNMAATNNNNSTRKPFHALAQQRWNIPSRTSNAITPPDKSNSNRVIANDTASNTSIPITAPRDHNYSTNHNNSAFSWNDRYGSSSASTSSTRTTTTLTTTTTSAGTHSSSSSLSSSSSLSSSYVSESNVNTSSLVSSSVLNSSSFNSRDIGNNNNSNTYTTLHNNFEYIGNNNNNNNNNNNNNNNNNDINSPDSPQNRSFSYDSEDAESLPFEFGLDSTHNSKLSISRLITPHEQHSCVSFQTLQGNGNNSVPNFQIPQVIFENDLQDIRSMSSDANNIGKDDDDDDYREQDLVIQVGRQRKKSLVNQEDIVPPKNISTDKTSVVKIDNKTVRKLGSPEASTLKNNDDGSTLSSSTLYLQPQLSKQQQCSNNISAAFVASDKPDEVDIPPDILMKLPEACKLSNNIVANTSENITSSSSDTTTSTGNGKINVIDKRGQPTSVTNEIEVFSIGNRYYHQAVPNKIDNDNVTKESGLGNKNLSTIDLLSSMLNEQSK encoded by the coding sequence atgaataataataataataataataatgataatgataataacagcagcagtaataataatcacaaaaaaaaaaaaagcaatgAGCTTAAAGTACTGGATATACCACCCGATATTCAGCAGAAATTAAGCCAATTAAGTTTAAACAATGATACACCAATACCAAAGCAACAAACTAATGTAGTCAAGTCACAGTCAAAGAAGAAGGGCAACGACTCTTTTTTCCccacaaaaaataaaaacgataaagataataatactaaagACTATTTAAAAACTACAACATCAAAATCGTTTGTGTCGTCATCTTCAATGGATTCATtgcatttattattagaaaaacaaagacaacaacaattaaaCAATCCTTTGCATCAGCAACATCTTTTTTATCCGGTCAAAGAAACCAATAAAGTTCTACTAGAATATGATACGGTTAGGAAAATAACAGTTTTAAACCACTACgaaataattaaagaatTGGGGAGTGGTCAACATGGTAAAGTTAAACTAGGCAAAGATTTAATCACCAAAGAATTAGTAGCtgttaaaattttggatAGAGTGAGCCCCagatctaaaaataaactatttTTGTCGTcaaagaataaaaacaattttaaaaagaaagatgtTAATAGTGATCTCGACAGTAATACCAAGAGAGAGATTATTATcatgaaaaaattacacCATAAACATATagtaaaattatttgaagTTCTAGACGATTCTGAAGCGAGGAAGATCTACTTGATATTGGAATATTGTAGTAAAGGTGAAATAAGATGGTGTCCCGGTGACCAATTAGAAATAAATGCTAAAGGACCCCCATTATTATCTTGTGACCGTGCAAGACAAATTTTTAGAGACTTGGTTTTGGGATTAGAGTATTTACACTCGATGGGCGTTATACACAGAGATATTAAACCAGCCAACTTACTATTAAGTTCGGATAACGTGGTGAAGATATCTGATTTTGGTGTTTCCTTGGCCACAACTTCCTCTAACCAAGAAGAATTATGTAAAACCGCGGGTACCCCATGTTTTTATTCACCAGAAATTTGTTTAGGAATAGAAGGGGCTGTGGACAAATTTGAAGGGGATCCCAAGACTGTTATATCTTTCCCCCTAGATATTTGGGCGTTAGGAGTTACtttatattgtttattatttggacGGTTACCATTTGTGTGCCAGCATGAATTAGGACTCTTTGACAAGATAATAAATGAACAACTAAGTTTCCCATCAGCTTCAACAATGAAAGAGTGTGATGAATTGGAATACTTCCAAGCACAGGACTTACTAATTAAACTATTGACGAAAAATCCATATAAAAGGGTTTGTTTTAAAGAGATTAAACAGCATCCTTTCACTTTAAAAGGTTTATCAGTTCAAGAACGTGAAAATTTccaaaatgataataatgcaTGTGACCCAATCATTATTAGTGATAACCATagcttaaaaaaatttaatgacTTTTCTTTACCTGTATCAGAACTAGAAATAAACGAGCAGAACCTTACAATTGCTAATGGCAGTCATAATACTAATCATGATAACGTAGGTAGCAAAGTTGCATTGCCTGTAAATTCATCCTTTGCCTCACTTGATAGTTTTTATATTGATAATTATGCCACAAGAACAAATCCAAGTTTTATTAACTTGGGATATTCAACTACGAGAAGACCTCCTATAAGTAAGAATAGTAGTATGAGTAATCCGTACGGTGcaaatgatattaaaaagagaagGAGTGAGaataagaagaaaaagaaaaaggacaGAGACATTATTAACATTTGCAACAGCAATAAAGgtagcagtagtagtagcagtaattataataaagcCAGTATTTTAGATGCGAGCGACTCACAATCTTTTCAGTTCAaatgttttcaaaatcGAAATACAAATAGTAATGAGGGCTCCAATAATACCCCAAGAACtacaatattaaataatgtaCCTAGCATCTCCAATATGGCCGCtacaaacaacaataacagcaCAAGAAAACCATTTCATGCGCTGGCTCAGCAAAGATGGAACATACCTTCCAGAACCAGTAATGCCATCACTCCTCCTGATAAAAGCAACAGTAATAGGGTCATCGCAAATGATACGGCATCCAATACCTCTATTCCTATTACTGCCCCTAGAGACCACAATTACAGTactaatcataataatagcgCATTTTCATGGAATGATAGGTATGGATCATCATCAGCATCAACGTCGAGTACAAGGACTACAACTACGTTAACTACCACTACTACAAGCGCTGGAACGCACTCTTCGTCATCGTCTTTgtcatcgtcatcatcattgtCATCGTCATATGTTTCAGAATCAAATGTAAACACATCTTCCCTGGTTTCATCATCCGTTTTAAATTCTTCATCGTTTAATTCACGAGATATTggaaacaataacaacagtaATACTTATACTACTTTGCATAACaattttgaatatattggcaataataataataataataataataataataataataataataataataatgatatcaATTCACCCGATTCTCCCCAAAACCGTTCCTTTTCATATGATTCGGAAGATGCAGAATCTTTGCCCTTTGAGTTTGGATTGGATTCCACACACAATAGCAAGTTATCAATTAGTAGACTTATAACACCACATGAACAACACTCGTGTGTTTCATTTCAAACACTTCAAGGTAACGGTAACAACAGTGTTCctaattttcaaataccACAAGTTATATTTGAGAATGATCTTCAGGATATTCGTAGTATGAGTAGTGATGCAAATAATATAGgaaaagatgatgatgatgatgattataGAGAGCAGGATTTGGTCATTCAAGTTGGTCGtcaaagaaagaaaagtcTTGTAAATCAGGAAGATATTGTGCCTCcgaaaaatatttccacTGATAAAACATCAGTAGTAAAAATAGACAACAAAACTGTTAGAAAGCTGGGAAGTCCTGAAGCATCTACcttgaaaaataatgatgatggaTCAACTTTATCATCAAGTACTTTATATTTACAGCCGCAGCTTTCCAAACAACAGCAATGCAGTAATAACATCTCTGCGGCATTTGTTGCCAGTGACAAGCCTGACGAGGTAGATATACCACCTGATATATTAATGAAGTTGCCTGAAGCGTGCAAATTgtctaataatattgttgcCAACACAAGCGAAAATATCACAAGTAGTAGCAGCGATACCACCACTAGTACTGGAAATGGTAAAATCAATGTTATTGATAAAAGGGGACAGCCCACTTCTGTAACTAATGAGATAGAGGTTTTCTCAATAGGTAATCGATACTATCATCAAGCGGTGCCGaataaaattgataatGACAATGTCACTAAAGAAAGTGGGCTTGGAAATAAGAATTTGAGTACTATAGATCTATTAAGTTCGATGTTAAATGAACAAAGTAAATAA
- the LCP5 gene encoding small subunit rRNA maturation protein LCP5 (similar to Saccharomyces cerevisiae YER127W | LCP5 | Lethal with Conditional Pap1) — protein MTNSIQELNDVLTTINASLKATSTAFEVLSADSSNNSFYNNNIGPLLKMLNFDTTPTNKMELEKVSLLTLKNETMLSYINNLLLYLYEKLSIKSTHNDADRKEEDKFRFNIVEQRVVLERGIKPLEKKIGYQLDKLVRAYYRLTKEYEQAKQRSIKMEELGAHASSQESDESASDSDDEEMNYKPNIVDLGKAKNTHNVASSNKKSNSDNATEEDEQKIYKPPKISAVLPPSSTNFEDRFNPNQHKDRSGKNRMQAMEEYINQTNDKPLWEASIGTNILDHGRGGIKSANAGAKDKKIQAYEEDNFTRLNLNSKVNKRQKKLKQIRDKVNIIGGEDFSIFNNNNVNKKRNLHDVTSRRKMIKKGNSAWDRAKRRL, from the coding sequence ATGACTAATTCAATACAAGAATTAAATGACGTTTTAACAACAATTAATGCATCACTAAAAGCTACCTCCACAGCTTTTGAAGTTCTATCTGCTGATAGTTCTAACAATTCgttttataataacaatattggtccattattaaaaatgttaaatttTGATACCACACCAACTAATAAAATGGAACTAGAAAAAGTTTCATTATtaactttgaaaaatgaaacaaTGCTAtcttatataaataatctaTTGCTATATTTGTATGAAAAATTGAGCATTAAATCTACTCATAATGATGCCGATAGAAAAGAGGAAGACAAGTTTcgttttaatattgttgaaCAAAGAGTTGTGTTGGAAAGAGGTATTAAACCCCTAGAGAAGAAAATAGGCTACCAACTAGATAAATTGGTTAGAGCTTATTATAGACTAACTAAAGAATATGAACAGGCAAAACAACGTTCTATCAAGATGGAAGAATTAGGCGCACATGCGTCATCGCAAGAATCAGATGAAAGCGCTAGCGAtagtgatgatgaagagATGAATTACAAACCTAATATTGTTGATCTAGGCAAAGCCAAAAATACACATAATGTTGCCAGCTCtaacaaaaaatcaaattcaGATAATGCTACAGAGGAAGATGAacagaaaatatataaaccaCCGAAAATTAGTGCCGTTTTACCACCATCATCTACCAATTTTGAAGACAGATTTAATCCAAATCAACATAAAGATAGAAGCGGTAAAAATAGAATGCAAGCTATGGAAGAATATATCAACCAAACTAATGATAAACCGTTATGGGAAGCTTCCATTGGTACTAATATTCTTGATCATGGGCGTGGTGGCATTAAAAGTGCAAATGCTGGTGCTAAAGATAAGAAAATACAAGCCTATGAAGAAGACAATTTTACCagattaaatttaaatagtAAAGTTAACAAGAGgcaaaagaaattaaaacaaattagAGACAAAGTTAATATTATAGGTGGTGAAGATTTCagtatatttaataataataacgttaataaaaagagaaatttACATGATGTTACTAGCAGAAGGaaaatgattaaaaaaGGCAATTCTGCCTGGGATAGAGCTAAAAGAAGACTTTGA
- the MPT5 gene encoding Mpt5p (similar to Saccharomyces cerevisiae YGL178W | MPT5 | Multicopy suppressor of Pop Two): MTTGDGQNNDYHYLLNNITNITNTTYNSTSSKGNGTAFTHKPQQQSVNSIQSLIEPVTPPITTSSASSNNTSGNTTNNYNQIKTSSTNNNYMSNLGLFNNSNSVHQRTSSLDLANYGNVATITNNNSDSTNAGANTTNMLSSPTPISTVNGFNPSTTTGNTPLLGAATSNRSRLRSLPLINEFDLPLLDPVNTSTMLKNGSNNSNTLNFTTNNNNNNYTPSIASSSNSSANSSSSASLNNKNNKSTLSSVLTNNNSNHQRNISTNSITSTNSVSTSSTLFNDLNQLPLEELDYVKLASDQYGCRFLQKKLETPMISDKVRDLMYQTIRPFSLELILDPFGNYLIQKLCEYLTLEQKATLIQDIYPEVYQISINQYGTRSLQKIIDCITTEQQIDMIVLGFGPTHTSIEQIVKLINDLNGNHVIQKCIFKFPPSKFDFIISAIVYNDNIIKISTHKHGCCVLQKLLSVCTLQQIFKISLKIVEYCPNLINDQFGNYIIQFLFDIKELDFYLMGEIFTKLSNELVQLSCLKFSSNVVEKYIKKLFGVVTSWLSNISATNTDADVVGVATKILLNVVEIFTANLNILIRDNFGNYALQTLLDVKNYSKILDLKNNSNAISTTDMNNSMLQFSYDFASRINKLVFMTKNLLPTIKTTSYAKKIKLKVKSYSELTGISLEANNSNVLNNNANSNAFNGAATPKFNHTRHFSLPANAFNSASVFNGNNNSMSHPTTNHMRTNSTNSNLGVSRDNFSPPGTISNNIAASVSNTSSVSPSPPLYEFYSNTSTSNCYNNNMQNIGFQQQSGPQFHSGSMSSNNPNNPPMGFSNMITNTSITNNNPINSNVNNATAPQLQSQFIPNMYGYMAPQRPLPLPPSQVQPTTGMPGFLPNTNNNINMWQSFPQGYTNANTGVNITENNHNTFSNTFTNHQ; encoded by the coding sequence ATGACAACTGGCGATGGTcaaaataatgattatcattatttactaaataatattactaatattacCAACACTACCTATAATAGCACCAGTAGTAAAGGCAATGGCACAGCATTTACTCACAAACCCCAACAGCAATCAGTCAATTCAATTCAATCGCTAATTGAGCCAGTTACTCCTCCTATTACCACAAGTTCAGCTAGttctaataatacttcTGGTAACACTACTAACAACTACAACCAAATCAAGACCAGTAGTACTAATAACAACTATATGTCAAACCTTGGCTTATTCAACAATTCAAATTCTGTGCATCAAAGAACAAGTTCATTAGATCTAGCTAACTATGGCAATGTCGCTACTAtcaccaacaacaattcTGATTCAACAAATGCTGGCGCAAATACTACAAATATGCTATCCTCACCTACACCTATCAGTACAGTCAATGGGTTCAATCCCAGCACCACTACTGGCAATACCCCCTTGTTAGGTGCTGCTACTAGCAATAGGTCTAGATTGAGATCATTACCCCTAATTAATGAATTTGATTTGCCTCTTTTAGACCCAGTTAATACTTCTacaatgttaaaaaatggtagtaataacagtaatacTTTAAACTTTACTactaacaacaataataataattatacaCCAAGTATTGCATCCTCTTCTAACTCTTCCGCcaattcttcttcatctgCATCCTTAAATAACAAGAATAATAAGAGTACTTTGTCTTCTGTTTTgactaataataacagtaaccATCAAAGAAATATCAGCACTAATTCAATCACATCAACCAATAGTGTTTCCACCTCATCTACCTTATTTAATGATCTAAACCAATTGCCCCTGGAGGAATTGGACTATGTTAAATTAGCGAGCGACCAATATGGGTGCAgatttttacaaaaaaaattagaaactCCCATGATATCAGATAAAGTTCGTGATTTGATGTACCAAACAATTAGACCATTTTCCCTTGAATTAATCTTGGACCCATTCGGCAACTATTTAATTCAGAAGCTTTGCGAGTATTTAACTTTAGAACAAAAGGCCACCTTGATTCAGGATATATACCCTGAAGTTTATCAAATTTCTATAAATCAATATGGTACTCGTTCTTTGCAGAAAATTATTGATTGTATAACCACTGAACAACAAATAGATATGATTGTCTTGGGTTTTGGGCCAACTCACACCTCCATCGAGCAAATTGTTAAACTAATTAACGATTTAAATGGTAATCATGTGATTCAAAAATgcattttcaaatttccACCCAGCAAATTTGATTTCATTATTAGTGCTATAGTTTATAATGACAATATTATCAAGATATCCACACACAAGCATGGATGTTGCGTCTTGCAAAAGTTGCTGAGTGTATGTACTCTACAACAGatctttaaaatatctcTGAAAATAGTTGAATATTGTCCTAATTTGATCAACGATCAATTTGGTAACTATATTAtccaatttttgtttgacattaaagaattggacttttatttaatggGCGAAATATTTACCAAATTATCCAATGAATTAGTTCAGCTATCATGTTTGAAATTTTCCTCCAATGTTGTCGAAAAGTATATCAAAAAGTTGTTTGGTGTTGTTACATCATGGTTGAGCAATATTTCCGCAACTAATACGGATGCCGATGTTGTTGGTGTCGCTACAAAGATTTTGTTAAACGTTGTTGAAATTTTCACGGCCAACttgaatattttgattaGAGACAATTTCGGGAATTATGCATTACAGACATTATTAGATGTCAAAAATTACTCTAAAATTTTGGacttgaaaaataatagcaacGCCATCAGCACTACTGACATGAACAATAGCATGCTACAATTTTCTTATGATTTTGCATCGAGGATAAACAAACTGGTTTTCATGACAAAGAATTTGCTACCAACAATCAAAACGACTTCCTacgcaaaaaaaattaaattgaaGGTTAAATCCTATTCCGAATTGACAGGCATTTCTCTAGAGGCTAACAATAGCAATGTtctcaataataatgctaataGTAATGCTTTTAATGGTGCTGCTACCCCAAAATTTAACCACACACGTCATTTTTCATTACCCGCCAATGCCTTCAATTCAGCTTCTGTATTTAAcggtaataacaatagcaTGAGCCATCCTACTACTAACCATATGAGAACTAATAGTACGAATAGCAACTTGGGTGTTTCTAGAGATAACTTTTCTCCCCCCGGTAccatttctaataatattgctGCTTCTGTCTCAAACACCAGCTCTGTTTCTCCATCACCGCCATTATACGAGTTTTATTCCAATACCAGTACTAGTAATTGctacaataacaacatGCAGAATATTGGTTTCCAACAACAATCAGGACCACAATTCCATTCTGGATCAATGAGTTCAAATAACCCAAACAATCCACCTATGGGATTTTCTAATATGATTACTAATACTTCcattaccaataataaccCTATTAACAGCAATGTTAATAATGCAACTGCGCCACAATTGCAAT
- the VFA1 gene encoding Vfa1p (similar to Saccharomyces cerevisiae YER128W | VFA1 | Vps Four-Associated), with protein sequence MNKSSDIYVKRKVAKPEPCLICYKPTSTVMFNENFYQQQYKDWFYCCDLHFIDNPSFMKPAYSQEYYHTLELIKELEPQIMRINKNNKSGTWDNWINKYLYNDNNNKTSSKTKDKDQGKEKDENREKDSEKKSEDSEKMTEEQELINKYKNLKLKSDSLKLNNKQYQLNKIMYNQRLTSLMKTLTREQQQSQNKNDCIMTSKSDNSIDDSSYTDPNSIAMSFPKVPSHNPL encoded by the coding sequence ATGAATAAATCGTCAGATATCTATGTTAAAAGGAAAGTGGCTAAACCTGAGCCATGCTTAATATGTTATAAACCAACATCTACCGTAATgtttaatgaaaatttttatcagCAGCAATATAAGGATTGGTTTTACTGTTGTGACTTACATTTTATAGATAATCCCAGTTTTATGAAGCCGGCATATTCTCAAGAATACTATCACACTTTggaattaataaaagaactAGAACCTCAAATAATGcgtattaataaaaacaataaaagtGGGACATGGGATAACTggataaacaaatatttgtataatgacaataacaataaaaccAGCAGCAAAACTAAAGATAAGGATCAAGGGAAAGAGAAAGATGAAAACAGGGAAAAAGACAGTGAAAAGAAGTCAGAGGACAGTGAAAAGATGACAGAAGAACAAGAATTAATTAACAAGTATAAAAACttaaaactaaaatctGATTCTTTGAAACTCAACAATAAACAGTAtcaattgaataaaatcatGTACAATCAAAGACTGACAAGTTTGATGAAAACGTTAACCAGAGAACAACAGCAAtctcaaaataaaaacgatTGCATTATGACTAGTAAATCTGATAATTCTATCGATGATTCATCATATACTGATCCAAACAGCATAGCCATGAGTTTTCCCAAGGTTCCCAGTCATAATCCACTTTAA
- the NSA2 gene encoding rRNA-processing protein NSA2 (similar to Saccharomyces cerevisiae YER126C | NSA2 | Nop Seven Associated) — MPQNEYIEQHIKQNGRRLDYEERKRKKEAREVHKVSKKARELTGWKGKQFAKQRYNEKVSMKKKIKAHEQSKIKDTSASPLTDDALPHYLLDRENNNTAKAISNSIKQKRLEKADKFQVPLPKVRGISEEEMFKVVKTGKRKSKSWKRMITKHTFVGEGFTRRPVKMERIIRPTALRQKKANVTHPELGVTVFLPILSVKKNPQSPLFTQLGVLTKGTIIEVNVSELGMVTSGGKVVWGKYAQITNEPDRDGCVNAVLLL; from the coding sequence ATGCCTCAAAACGAATATATTGAACAGCACATTAAACAAAATGGTCGTAGGTTAGATTATGAAGAACGTAAGCGTAAGAAAGAAGCTAGAGAGGTTCACAAAGTCAGTAAGAAAGCAAGAGAGTTAACTGGCTGGAAAGGTAAACAATTTGCCAAGCAAAGGtataatgaaaaagtttctatgaaaaagaaaattaaagcACATGAACAAAGTAAAATTAAGGATACATCAGCTTCCCCTCTTACTGATGATGCTTTACCacattatttattggatagagaaaacaacaacacaGCTAAAGCTATAAGTAATAgtattaaacaaaagagATTAGAAAAAGCTGATAAATTTCAAGTTCCATTGCCTAAAGTCAGAGGTATTAGTGAAGAAGAGATGTTTAAAGTGGTGAAAACTGGTAAGAGGAAATCCAAGTCTTGGAAGAGAATGATTACTAAACACACTTTTGTTGGAGAAGGATTTACTAGAAGACCTGTTAAGATGGAAAGAATTATTAGACCAACGGCCTTGAGACAAAAAAAGGCTAATGTTACGCATCCTGAATTGGGTGTAACAGTTTTCTTGCCTATATTGTCAGTTAAGAAAAACCCACAGTCCCCTTTATTTACACAATTAGGCGTTTTGACAAAGGGTACTATTATTGAAGTTAATGTTAGTGAATTAGGTATGGTTACCAGTGGTGGTAAGGTTGTTTGGGGTAAATATGCACAAATTACTAATGAACCAGACAGGGATGGTTGTGTTAATGCTGTTTTGTTGTTATGA